A genome region from Arachis duranensis cultivar V14167 chromosome 8, aradu.V14167.gnm2.J7QH, whole genome shotgun sequence includes the following:
- the LOC107460291 gene encoding uncharacterized protein LOC107460291 — MRDSIKFESGDSHMLVKREDFYSEEQRRRAERRWKRRGLSLKYDSKPNCFASATRISVKSCGDVAFSSDNDVHIVEDEVDEDYRIVLDGYLSEISNDISEIEDDEVDEDYRMLLDRCPQYYYDISNIGHDEVDEDFRLFLNTYSSDNYNDDSDTVYISDNDHDLDNEDKMFAENLRNEGNSYISLISMHNQHIDISYGGKEGELEETGDALESQQVPESEKGPPSEITGSDVYRAPGNNCNSQLQFNDADEEYETLLPFCRNDDGLVRSNVKNNPLVFNHAFDNANVECDVNKEQTVDKMECYHNLHSEGGPFDIRPSSDDSVVPKNICNTGLDSHNVDEDYQIFLNSNGMVDESLQSLVGSEAGRSSSTRNKSQVSDHAFGNPSVQFDVVEEHTVDPVESDQTERGQFIRRECSDDSIAPKNNCHAELESDNFDEDYKAYLNSYSSYRGTDEGLMSQEVGGKLDGRSSCVRNNSQVSGQGYHTPEGQCDVDKEQIGGQLESQQSLQTEGAPVDRSPHLDVSGVSMSNTESRVYCVDEDYGRYLNSYMTDDEGLITVRVESDDKRKSSNVRHSSQASDQAFLTVDGNLMHMQHKSITKTCKADTSKSCSDSDVILLEPNQIGENSPFIFSRDFDSSYFENETNPRDSGKLSELKTRLLKDLNRPYNQEEHDKLLDLVHVRLHKERHAETRQGVVKSYRSHGVNKSYLELYPDLALAIKFKEPHKVLVLLRGFSFWLQNLTHAGVTMRWIEESCLEILQKM; from the exons ATGCGGGATTCAATCAAGTTTGAATCAGGAGATTCACATATGCTTGTGAAAAGAGAAGATTTTTATTCTGAGGAACAGAGAAGAAGGGCTGAAAGGCGATGGAAGAGAAGGGGGCTCAGTTTGAAGTATGATTCAAAACCCAATTGCTTTGCCAGTGCTACCAGGATATCTGTCAAGAGTTGTGGAGATGTGGCCTTTTCATCGGACAATGATGTTCATATCGTAGAGGATGAAGTAGATGAAGATTACAGAATTGTCTTGGATGGTTATCTTTCTGAAATTTCTAATGATATTTCCGAGATTGAGGATGATGAAGTAGATGAAGATTACAGAATGCTCTTGGATAGATGTCCTCAATATTATTATGACATTTCCAATATTGGGCATGATGAAGTAGATGAAGATTTCAGACTGTTTTTGAATACATATAGTTCTGATAATTATAATGATGATTCTGACACTGTTTACATCAGTGACAATGATCATGATTTGGATAATGAGGATAAAATGTTTGCGGAAAACCTAAGGAATGAAGGAAACTCCTATATTTCCTTAATCAGTATGCATAACCAGCATATTGATATAAGCTATGGTGGCAAAGAAGGGGAGTTGGAGGAGACAGGTGATGCATTGGAATCTCAGCAAGTTCCAGAGTCAGAAAAAGGACCTCCTAGTGAAATTACAGGTTCAGATGTTTATAGAGCTCCAGGCAACAATTGCAACTCTCAATTGCAGTTCAATGATGCAGATGAAGAGTACGAAACATTATTGCCTTTCTGTAGGAATGATGATGGTTTGGTGCGTTCAAATGTTAAGAACAATCCACTAGTTTTCAATCATGCATTCGATAATGCCAATGTGGAGTGCGACGTCAACAAGGAGCAGACAGTTGACAAGATGGAATGTTACCACAATCTGCACTCTGAAGGAGGACCATTTGATATAAGGCCTTCTTCAGACGATTCTGTAGTTCCCAAAAATATTTGCAACACTGGATTGGACTCTCATAATGTAGATGAAGATTACCAAATATTCTTGAATTCTAATGGGATGGTTGATGAAAGTTTGCAATCGTTGGTTGGAAGTGAAGCTGGAAGAAGCTCAAGTACTAGGAACAAGTCTCAAGTTTCTGATCATGCTTTTGGTAATCCCAGTGTCCAGTTTGATGTTGTTGAAGAACATACAGTTGACCCAGTGGAATCTGACCAAACTGAAAGAGGACAATTTATCAGAAGGGAATGTTCAGATGATTCTATAGCTCCCAAGAACAATTGCCATGCTGAACTGGAATCTGATAATTTTGATGAAGATTACAAAGCATACTTGaattcttattcttcttataGGGGTACTGATGAAGGTTTGATGTCTCAGGAGGTGGGAGGCAAATTAGATGGAAGAAGCTCATGTGTTAGGAACAATTCGCAAGTTTCTGGTCAAGGGTATCATACTCCAGAAGGACAATGTGATGTTGATAAAGAACAGATAGGTGGTCAACTGGAATCCCAGCAAAGTCTACAGACTGAAGGAGCACCTGTTGATAGAAGCCCACATTTAGATGTTTCGGGAGTGTCCATGAGCAATACTGAATCAAGGGTTTATTGTGTTGATGAAGATTACGGGAGATACTTGAATTCTTATATGACAGATGATGAGGGGCTTATAACTGTCAGGGTAGAGAGTGACGACAAAAGAAAGAGTTCAAATGTTAGGCACAGTTCACAAGCTTCTGATCAAGCATTTCTTACTGTTGATGGCAATTTGATGCATATGCAACACAAGAGTATCACAAAGACATGCAAAGCAGACACCAGTAAAAGTTGCTCTGACTCAGATGTGATTCTTTTAGAACCTAATCAAATTGGTGAAAACAGCCCGTTCATTTTTTCCAGAGATTTTGATTCTTCA TACTTTGAAAATGAAACCAACCCCAGAGACAGTGGGAAATTATCTGAGTTAAAGACAAGACTTCTGAAAGATCTTAACAGGCCTTATAACCAAGAAGAACATGATAAACTTCTGGATTTAGTACATGTTCGACTGCATAAGGAACGACATGCTGAAACGCGCCAAGGGGTTGTTAAATCATACCGCTCACATGGTGTTAACAAATCATACCTTGAATTGTACCCTG ATCTAGCATTAGCAATTAAATTCAAGGAACCACACAAGGTTTTGGTTCTGTTACGTGGATTCTCTTTCTGGCTGCAA aaTTTGACCCATGCCGGAGTAACGATGCGTTGGATCGAGGAATCATGTTTGGAGATTTTACAAAAAATGTGA